The sequence ACCTAATTTGATAAAAGCTAAAGGTGTTTTAGCATGAATACTCAATAAGATATATAGATGCAAAAAGAGTATATTCTATACTCTGTTTGGCTTGATATTCGGGAAGTATGCCTTGCGATGATTTCCACATTGTGTTTCTTTTGCATGAGTTCACATGAGAACAGTATCTTCAAATACACACTTATTCCGTAAACTAACAGCACTAATGTCATTCAGGAATCAGCATCAATACAAGCTCGTGAAATCCCGTACGTTCATGAgaataatatgaaaaatctgaagTTTGATAGATGTTCTCATTTTAATGCGATTAGCATCATGTGCGGTGGTTCGTATGAATAAAGCGGTCCCGGCAGATTTGTGAATTTTAAACTTCAACGaaatctatatattaaaagactatAATGTTAATTTAACAGCTATTTGTTGTCCAGTAATCAAACCGTTAAAGTATGAATAAGATTCGTCCTTTTCTGTTTGTGTGACATGTCATGCGTGTCCCATTAAAAACCTGAATCCCACTTACAAAGCTGCTAAAGTTCCCAAGTATCGTGCAAGGTCTAATTGTAATAGTagtgatttaatatataatagttaCATTTTACATACACGGCATTCGAGGTGTGTGGGCTGTGGAGAACTTTGAGTGTCTAGATGAAAGACAGAGGTTGTGACTGTATGTCACTTCTagagtaaataataaaagtgAAAAACCTGTTACTCTCATTTATTCTGAAATTTCTCCAATCATGTAAAAATACATATCCACCTATTTTCTctagtctatattattaaaattcaaGTACAAAACTGAAGTGTTTGAAGACTTGAAtaggattattaaaaaaatttaaagtgttTAAAAGCATGGATTGtagtctttaaaaaaaaattgtttagaaacaaagatagtagtattaagaaaaaagtaATGGACTTATATTATTAAGAAAAACTGAAAGTCCATCATATTATAATAAACTATCTATCTCggtcagttttaaaatatacgaaaaatgGATCAATCTAATtacctaaaacttttttttttctaaactaaccataaaacaaaatttaaactttatacacatatttcaaatcaaaataataatttaaagttgatttatatcaaaaattgattaaaaataatacatatattcaaaaaaggatttttactaaactatttttcaataaccattataaaaaatgttgtcaatatatataagaaaaatacaatacaaagcccaatttgaaataccaactcaaattatggtttttatatctcatattaagttttaaaaatataatatatataattatttatatgatggtacgtataaaatactattaattatatgattacttatatgatggtacatataaaatacggttaattatatgatgacaatatacgatatataataatgactaagGATGAGATTTCGGGtacccatacgggtttggtTCTTATCAGTTTACGTTTCaggttttcggggtcaaagattttaGTCCTATTatgatgtttctaaattttggtttaagttcaattcggatctttgcgggtgtGATTCGCgtttggataacccatttaaattatttttaaagttttaaatcattatctattttaaatttctcaaaatctataaataaaataatatattacctataaatttgaataacatatatcagaatacctaagcttaacatatcaattggcttgatttaaaattttggatacgaaatcaataattattttaagtctttttggtgatttgtgtatactttaactattttagatatttgcttttgactatctatatatattttcaaatatttaaaccaatttaaaagtatcattcttgatgttttatatacattaaatctaaaaataattaatatatatataagtatataaatatatttttagataaattcgggtacccgaatacttCGGTTCAGATAAGATTcagttctctaaataacaaaattttaaataattcgaatatttaatcaatttatgttcgggtttggtactattcctcggattcattttgtcaaatcctaataattacatgaaaaacaaatattaacatatttttcaaaatatacatccGCGCACCTGCGCGGATCAAAGTCTAGTTACTGCTATAAAAGAGTAAAACACACAAGTAAATTTATTCCATCTTAAGCAAgagtaaatatgtttactcTACTTTACTCTCTCTCCCATTTTCATTTTTCCACTTATTTCCCTCTCATTTACTCCATTTTTTCCAATCACACTCATATACCGACGAGACAAAACGCTAAGCCGTTGATATTTTGTTATTGGTCCCGCTGCTAAACGCTAAAGTTCATACTCCCTTCGCTTTTTTActgtttaaagtttttttttactgtttaaatttttctcacacacacatatttaaaattaggtAACAAGTTcaatttctttcgtttttaaTGTCTTTGTACTAGAATAAGTAGACTGCTATTTTATATGATACACtaatcaaaaagtttaaagaacAGAAATAAAACTGAAGTGTCTATAGAAAAAATGCAGTAAAAACAAGAAATGacaatatatagtaaaaaaatattaaaacgacATTTGACACTgtataaaacaaagagaaaaagaccaaaatagcactaaatcaagtttttgttcccaaactagcattcaagtccaaaagtcacaaaaataacacttaaggggtagggtttagggtttagaatttagggtttagggtttagagtttaggttttagggtttagagttgagaagtgaggttttggagataagatttcaaattttgaaaaataaaaaaaaatttaattttttcaaaagataaaatactattttggtcattttagtttttgagtgctatttttgtgatataaacttagaaatgtgctattttggagatttgccctaaaaCAAatggaataaatatttttaatatataaagaatgttGTCATATGCTTTATTAATTGGTCGTGAATGAATGTAGAGGCCACGACGTTGTCTTTGATACATAACACGACGATAATTCAATCGATCGTTCATGTTATTGCAAGCCttctttttcttatgtttttttagatttatttatggaagttcaccaaccaatatgattttattatttcgTATTcgatattttgtttaaaaaaataaacaaaatattgttaagttatattatatgtttaaaataaaaagataaaaaaataaataaaaaatagtagtagttacaaaaaaatatttttaatgtcgttagcaaaatactaaaccttaaattcatgagtgttttagtgtttagtattttttgatttagaatttaagtTTTAtctaagagtttagggtttatctaacgatttagggtttagagattatgatttagggtatagggattaacgatttagggtttagagattaacgatttagggtttttcttgtaactactactattttttatttattttttacttttttattttaaaaacataatataacttgataatatattttttttctaaaagatatcgaatatgaataacaaaatattattggttggtgaacataGGGATTAACCCAAAAATAACTCTTTTTAAAAACCTTTTTTGCTTTAAATAGAATTTTCTTCTCATTATTTTTGTTCTTCTAATAAAATCTGACATAACCAACAATTGTGGAATAAACAAGAGtcccaaaccaaaaaaaaaatcaaaaccaattgaACTGAAAGacaaaaactaaactaaactgaTAATCTCTCTTTTCAACAACGGATTTCTAAACAATCCTGTGGATATTAGTTCTTTCATAATAACGGGCTcttataatttataagaaagtTTCGAGTTTTGAACGACCAATATTTGTaaccacaattttttttatatgtttatcaGTTTATATAGTTACTACAAATTTAGGAAATAATGACGTTTCCTATACAAATTCAAACCTTCAGTACACTTAATTTCTGTGGCCATTTTGAATTTTGCTGGCAATTATACAAATCAAATCATGTGATATTTTGAGACTTGTCctggctatatatatatatatgtgtgtgtttttttctaACTTCCCATATTCTAGAgatgtaatgaaaataaaaatattgattctTCATCATAAGACTTTCTTGATAGCATATTAGCAGCTTGATTCTTCTATCTTTGACATTTTGTATATTGTAGAGGAAGCATATACGTGTTTAATATATAGCGTCATAAATAAAACCGTTGAAACTGCAATCAGGGGCATAAACACATTTGGTAATTTGATAGTCTGATTAGGTGAGGAAAATAACTGTAAACCTTACCATTCGAAAAAAGAATTTTCCACTAATCCAAAAGGAGAAATTGACAAATCATctttaaatgaaaagaaaaaaccaTATCTTTGACCCAAAAGAGAAAATTATTGTTCTAAAATTCCATCTTTTACAAGACTTTTGATCATAAATGAGAAAAgtttactaattaataatacgACCTTGTAACCATTCATCGAGTACACAAACTGTTATACACACAGTATAAGAAACATAAACATTGAAAATGTTAGGAGACCCATGATTATAATTAACTTATATCACAAAGGACGCGACAAAAGATCTAACTGTCACGCACACACACTCAAAAAGCCTTTTGGTATTCTTTGAATCTATTTTCTTCACGTCAAGATTGCTCCGAGTCTTGTTGTTGTTTTCAGTACATGTCTTGTAGTAGTGTCACATTCTTCACACATGCTCTTCAGGGACAAGATGTGAGAGTCCGAATTTCAGAAGCAAAAGTACATATGTTCCATGATGAGAATTGCAGCTAGGTCTAGTTCGATCTTCCATTTTCCTTCTTGATCGTATAGGCATACCAAGAGCTTTGAGTTTATGCATTATACACGCCACTACTAGAAGTTGAACACAAGAAAGAGTgtttcaaacaaaaagaaaaaagaaaaaagaacacAAGAAAGAAATCACTGAGTGAAGCGAGATAAAACAACGGTACATGATCCCTTTCCTAGTATCATATAAAGCTTATTTTTCGTGCTATCCATGTCACTTGCCATACGTTTGACGAAGCTCCAATTGTTTCCAGTGTGACCAATAGCTTTAAagcaattgtttttataatttccATTATATTGCTCTGTACACGACATATATTCATGTTTGCAAGAAACAAAAATCGAAAAAGGTAaggatgaaaatgaaaatgacaAAGTGTTAACTGTTACCACTGCAGGAAGGTTAAAAGGAAGAGCGAAGGCAGAAGCAAACATCATGATCATTCCAAACTAGTTAAGCCACTATACCTGAATCAGGAAACCTTAACTGAAATCAACCCAAAAAAATCTGGTTCTTCCCGGTTGGGATATGTACATTTTTTTCATGTTCGATAATATTCATTTAGACCTCTGAGTATCttcggtttgggtttggttCCTACTGAGATTCGATAGGATACCGATAactcaaaatttatatatatatatatatatatattagctaTTTTGGgataattcaaatatatttgtagcattttggatatttttaagttgtgagattttgatattattttggatttcagatgtacaaatatttttttatttttttctcggATATTCAGAGATATTTTCGAGTCTTTAAGTATATATTTGGGTATTAGAATACATTCAAGTACTTCACATATTGAAAGTCTTGAACTaaacatatcaaaatattttggggGTATTATACGAATGTTATTCAAAACTCGACCCAAACTAAAATCGATATAAACCAACCAGAAACCGAATTGAAACACTGGCACACCTTATTTTGTTAAActataaatatcatataaatgatGAAAAGTTTTTACAGAGTAGAAACCTAGTTTCTGAACCATCCcggcaaaaagaaataaaagcaatATGAAGCAAAGTAACGAGGTTATCTTAGCCACAAAGGCATGAGAGACTTGAAGCCTTTCCTGGATCTTCTCGCCGAGATAATGTTACGAAACATAATAGATTCAAAACTCCTCTATCCGAAAGATCCATATCCAACAAAAACAACCCGAACCAACCGAATGACTCAAACGGCCAAACCTGTTCCAAACTGCAAGGCCAGCTTAATACAATTTACGTTTCAGTTTTTTTCTTAGCTGAGGGGAGGCATATGCAATTGCAAGCTACATCATGAGGATCAAATGTTAAACCGGGAACTACCAACAATCACTAGATTGAACCAGCCAAGTCCGATCTGAAATAGGAAAACCAAAGTTGACTCCAACATTATAATTGACTTTTTTCAGGGACCCACTTTAATATTagattccttcttcttcttcttcttcatcgtcatcatatctcttcttctacGAAACAACAATCGTAAAACAAACGCGTCGTGATCTTTTCCCCCAAATTcaaataaaaccctaatcctcaGTTTTGGGAATTCGATCTGAATCGATTTCAACATGGGCAACACAGACAAGCTGATGAATCAGATATTCGATCTCAAATTCACGTCGAAGTCTCTGCAGAGGCAGTCAAGGAAGTGCGAGAAGGAAGAGAAGGCGGAGAAACTCAAGGTGAAGAAGGCGATCGAGAAGGGGAACATGGATGGTGCTCGGATCTACGCCGAGAACGCCATTCGCAAACGCAGCGAGCAGATGAACTACCTCCGCCTCGCTTCTCGCCTCGACGCCGTTGTTGCCCGCTTAGACACTCAGGCCAAGATGGCCACTATCACCAAATCCATGACTAACATCGTCAAGTCCCTCGAGTCTTCCCTCGCCACAGGTATATTCATTCCATCGTTCTATAGGAGCTTTTGTATGCTGATGTAGTTCTAATCGTTAATTTGGAGTTTATGCTTATTGGGTAGAGAGAAAGGTTTTGTTTTTATGGAAACACATAAGAAAGGTGCATCCTTTAGTCTCTGTTGCATACTTCTTCTTATAAGAGGAAGCTTTGTGCTGTATACAACTTTGTGTTCTTATCATTTAATGATCGGTTTTGAGTATTGGCTCTATGCCTGTTGATGTGCTGCTAATCATTGATCAGGGTATAGTTTATGCGTGTTTGTTAAGTTTTAGACTTTAGTTCATTTTAGGGTAATGTGGACTTTGCAGCATTCCTATTGGCTAGAGAGAGGTTTTGTTTTTATGGAAGCACACAAGAAAGGTTCATCCTTTAGTCTTAATTGCATACTTCTTCTCATAAGAGGAAGCTATCATGAACGGAATAGCAAGTAGATTTCATTGAGTTGTGTACAAGTTCTTGTCATTTAATGATCGGTTTTGAGTATTGATTCTCTGCCTGTTGATGTGCTGCTAATctttgattagggtttagtttatgcGTATTCGTCAAGGTTTAGTTATGACATCCTAGGCTAATGTTGAGCTGCATGATTCTATTTGGGTAGAGAGAAAGGTTTTGTTTTTATGGAAAGGTGCATACTTTAGTCTCGGTTGCATACTTCTTCTCATAAGAGGACACTAGCATGAAAGGTAGATGTCAGAACTTTGGGTTCTTATCTGTTTTATTGTTTCTATTACCAGGCAATCTACAGAAGATGTCAGAGACGATGGATTCATTTGAGAAGCAGTTTGTGAATATGGAGGTCCAAGCTGAGTTCATGGAGAACGCCATGGCTGGTTCTACATCCTTGTCCACTCCAGAAGGCGACGTCAACAACCTGATGCAGCAGGTAGCAGATGATTACGGTCTTGAAGTCTCTGTTGGACTGCCTCAGGCTGCTGGCCATGCCATTCCTACTGCAACAGAGGAGAAAGTTGATGAGGATGATTTGTCCAGGAGGCTTGCAGAGCTCAAGGCCAGAGGTTGAACCATGCTTGGACTATCTGCCACTTAGGACGAGTTCCTTATCGAAATATTACAGCTATTATCTGCGAACATTGACGCATTTGTGTATATTGCTCACTTTGAGACATGCTTTGTTTACTAACTTTATATAAAACCTTCGTGTGTgctttgtttttatcatttcaATGATATGAGTTTGTGCAACAAAAAAGTAACATCCTTATTCGCAGAGTTCAGTGTTACATCTATACATAAATATTCTATTCTATGTAGAAGGCCTTGTCATGCAACCATTCTTGTGAACCAGTGAATCTTCTTTCGAAGCTTATGGATCACCTTGGTTGATTTAGGGCGTGAGAGATGGAAGCCGATGGAATCAAGGTACCAGCCGCTTCTACCGTTCATGCCAACAATGCGACCTCCGTTTACTGAGAAACTGAAAGGTGTTCCTTGTTCAACTCCGTAAGGTCCATACACCTGTTTATTGCTCTTGAAGGTCATTGATCTGATCACAGGAGTACCACTGTGCACTACTGGACAGTAGTAACCACTCACGCCGATCAGATACTCTTCTGGGTATTGCAGCTTTATCTGAATATAAATACGGTTCATGTTAAAGAAACCAAAATCTAAGAGATAAATGTACAGAAACTGAGAGAGGAACATTACCTCTGTTGTTTTGTTGCCTCCCTGGCCTCCATGCTTCTCTGATCTCACAGCTTTACCATTCTTATCGTAGACCAGAGAGATGGAGTCAATGCAGTGATCATATACAAGCTTGATTTCACGCACACCATGATAGATCCCGTCGTCCCAAGCGGTTCCTCCATTTCCTCCCCAGGGTCCAACGAACACACTCAGATTCTTATCACCCTGCTGTTGTTGATCCATGTGTCCCAGAGAGTACCTACAGTGTATTGAAAAAGGCATTCGCCTCATGCCTCCGATTAATATGATTGTTTTTAGGgccccaaaatttaaaataatttctagtATAGTGGTTTagacttatttaaaaaaaaaacatttcaacgaaaattaattaattcattttttgaatttatgtattttttttctatatgacataatataacatatttacgttataaaattattctttTACAGTATTAGACTTGTGTATttgatgaaaataatatatcatattagaaaattattttcattacagttgtaaataaatttatttttaaaacttgccTTAAGCCCCTAAAACTCTTCGCACTACATTGTGTCCGTCCTGTTCAATTGACAGCTTACTTTTACAAACTTCTTCTTTGCTACAGCAGAAGCGTTTTGGAATTCAAATAGGTTGCAGATTGATACATAACAAGAGTTGAGTCTTTGGTTTTTGCAACAACACATATAAAGAGGGCAAACGATGAAGACTGGGAAGCTTCACGGAAATATATTGGATTCCAAGACAGCACTATGTGAGGGTGATAGGTTTATGTCTGATTGTGCTATCATCCTTTACCGAAGGAACTGGAACGATTCCAGAAAACTTCAAGAAGAAACATTTAAGGAACATATTCCAAAAGTGTTCATCATAGTGCCAAAAGAAGACGAGAAGAATATTGCCTCTTGTTTTCACGTTACCATGTTTTAAATTTGCTCTAGTATGTTCATTTAAGAGAAACATAACTACTCTGAGCAAGATCCGCTATTGGTCATTACATCTCAGTCCTGCTGACTATTACATCAATCAACGAGAGGAGTCCAATGAAAACAATGAACAAAAGAATATACAAACAGTAGTAGCACCTAATAGAGAGCTAGAGTTGAACATACAGCAAAAGAATCAGCAAAGTAATCCAGAAAATGCCATCAAGCTCATCTGAAAAATTAGTATCTCATTCTCTCTTTCAGCATCTGCAGACCCATGTACCTGAAATTATAGTCATATAGAGAATTGTTTTTACTCTAATTCAAAAAGCATTGGTAACGGTATCAAAGAGTATAAAATTTTTACCTTCCAAGCATCATCAAGGTAGCTTGTGGGTTAGTCCCTGGAGAGATATTGAAGGTTGATCCATCCACGATTCTAAGAGAATCAACACCATTGACTTTGAGATCAGAGTTCACTACTTTCCCAACAACGCAGCCACCATGGTAATGCCAGATAGTGCTCACAGTTCGTCTACAGAAGTCTGCCATCACCAGATCATTAGTTTGGTCCAATGGTAAAGGAACTCCAACGAACCTGAACCTATGGCTCCCAAACCATTCCCTGAACATAAAGTCCTGCATAGCTCGGCTCCTGAGTATTTCACCAATCTTCCTAGTCCCATTAACACATCTCTCCAGATCCTGTGGATCACTGAAGTAGTTGAACCTAACAACTGGGTTTATCCTCACATCCGTTGAAGCCAACCTTAGCGAACCAACAGACACCGGACCAAGGATCTTCTCCATTATAGTTGTCACAGGGACATACAAAGGAGAAGCTGGAGCTCTGATGAAAACAGAATGCAGAGGAGACGCAAACGGGATCACATTGGACGCAGCTTCCAGAAAAGCACCGTCCTCAGTAACACCCACCACTTGTATCAACGAGTTCTCCATCGGAACCGGAGGAACAATGGAGATACCATTCCTCGGGTTATCATACACAAACCCTCCCACATGAGGCTGGTCAATAGCCACAGGGATCCCCCAAGTCGAAAGGTAGCTCCTTGGACCAATCCCACTAAGAAGCATCAACTGCGGACTACCGAGCGAACCAGCTGACAGTATCACCTCTCCTCTGTCCCGTATCATCGCGTGATGGTAACGCCCCAGCTGATCACGGTACACAACTCCAATAGCTGAGACATTAGAACCAGAGTCACTTATCAAAACTCTCTCCACAGTAGCGTAAACAGCAACTCTAATATTGGAGCTTCTTGCGTATCTAAGAAGATCAGCAGAGCTGTGTCTCCTCCCGGAACGATCAAACGTGGACCCTCCGATCTTAGTCCCAACCTTATGCTCCAGCGTGAAGCCGTTAAAGGGATGCACACCAACCTCAAGCAACACGTCTCTAATCGCAGACTGCCACGTCCTAAGCTGAGGTCTAAACACAATAGCTCTCTCCACCCACTCGTAAGACTGATTCACACTCACCAGATCCCAATCAAGACCTGAGTTCTCAAAGAACTATCTATCAGCTCGGCTATAGAACCCAGCGTTGATCGCGCTGCTTCCGCCGAGAACACGGCCTCTCGCGTTGGGAACTCCTTCCTCGGAGACGAAGGACTGAGCGGGAGAGTCGAAGCTGTTGACGTCTGTGAGAGTCGTCAAGAAACCGTCGTGTGTCATCACGTTAGGTCTGGTGTACGGAACGCCGCCGCGTTCGAGGAGAAGGACGCGGAAGGATTGGGAGAGCGTGGCGGCGAGTGGACATCCCGCCGTTCCTCCGCCGACGATTATCTAGTCGTAGTAATCCTCCGACGCGAAATCGGTTGCGTTCGTCACGAATCGCATGAAATTGGAATCTGCAAACGTAAGATGCAAACTATCGATGATCGCTATCTATAAGAATCTAATTACGTCGATGTTCAAGCATAAGCAAAGATTTTCCGGGAAAATTCTGGGGAAACTTACGTCGATTAGTGCGTGGTCTTGCGTTAAAGAGAGGAACTgatccaagaagaagaagaagcaccgCGTAGAGAAGATAATAGTCCATCAGCTTACTCATTTCTTGCTCTTCAGTTCTTCTCAGAGgagaaagaaaattaaaattttcccGGGAAAGAGAGATTTTTTTGTCAGTTACAAGTTATAAAAGAGACTCGTAGTTATGAGTGATTATTGAGTCTTTCTCGGCACACGAACTCTTCGGTGTATctacaatataaaataacacatcGTGGATCAAGTGGAGATCAACGGTTATCAAGAGGAGTAATCATGAACCCAACCGCACTGGATCAACGATTTTAAATGCTTTTAAAACGCAGCCGTTTTGCCTTCTGGTTTAATGACTGCTAATCAAATTCCGGTTTAATCCGGTATAAAAGTGCTTTTTACTGGGTGTTTCTCAGCTTTCGAACTCATCGGTGTATCTACGATATAAAAGGAAGACATCGATGTTagatgaagaagagatcaaCGGTTAGA is a genomic window of Brassica napus cultivar Da-Ae chromosome A2, Da-Ae, whole genome shotgun sequence containing:
- the LOC106399546 gene encoding ESCRT-related protein CHMP1B, encoding MGNTDKLMNQIFDLKFTSKSLQRQSRKCEKEEKAEKLKVKKAIEKGNMDGARIYAENAIRKRSEQMNYLRLASRLDAVVARLDTQAKMATITKSMTNIVKSLESSLATGNLQKMSETMDSFEKQFVNMEVQAEFMENAMAGSTSLSTPEGDVNNLMQQVADDYGLEVSVGLPQAAGHAIPTATEEKVDEDDLSRRLAELKARG
- the LOC106399556 gene encoding jacalin-related lectin 19, with the translated sequence MDQQQQGDKNLSVFVGPWGGNGGTAWDDGIYHGVREIKLVYDHCIDSISLVYDKNGKAVRSEKHGGQGGNKTTEIKLQYPEEYLIGVSGYYCPVVHSGTPVIRSMTFKSNKQVYGPYGVEQGTPFSFSVNGGRIVGMNGRSGWYLDSIGFHLSRPKSTKVIHKLRKKIHWFTRMVA